The stretch of DNA GCTATGATTGGCACATGCATAGGCAATCCCCGATAAAAAACCACGATCACTAATAACCAAGCGCTCATTGCGAGCTGGTTTAACAACCGTATCATAGTGTAAAGCGCGATCTGCTAAAAAAAGAAACAACTCTGCATTAAAAGAGCCCTTTAATGCTCCACCCAACAACATTTCGCGAAGTTTCATCCCTGATGGTGTTCCACCAGGCTCTTTGGTAGCTAAAACCGTAGTATTTCGTTTGGCAAACAGTGCAACTTGTGTACTTTTACCTGTGGTATCAATTCCTTCAAAAATCACATACATGTAAATCTACTTTGTAAATAAGGTAAAACGGTAGGTGGAACTAAATGCGAAACATCACCCCCATGCTTTGCGATGGATCGCACAACAGATGAGCTAATAAAGGCATTTTTGAGGCTTGGCATCAAATAAACCGTTTCAATTTCACTCCACAATGAAGCATTGGCATACCCCATTTGAAGTTCAAATTCAAAGTCACTTACCGCTCTAAGGCCACGTATCATCACACGGATATTTTTTTCTTTCGAAAAACTCACCAAAAGATTATCAAACGGTTCGACTTCAACCCCTTCTAAATCTTGAATAGCAGCTTGTACCATCTCAACACGCGTTTCGATGTCAAACATGGGATGTTTTTCTTCGGAAATTGCCACAGCAACCAAAACTTTATCGAAAAGCTTTTTAGCACGTTTTATAACATCCATATGCCCATTGGTAATAGGATCAAATGTTCCTGGATAAATCGCTACTCTCATGCTCCCTCCCAACGTTGAAAAAGATTGTGCTCAATCCCTAAAAGATCAAACCATTTACCAATCAAAAAATTCTCCATCTCTTCAAGGCTCGAAGCTTTTGCATAATAACCCAAGATTGGAGGTGCAATATGTATACCAAGCATGGAAAGTTTGAGCATGTTCTCTAACGCAATCGCGGAAAAAGGCATTTCACGAGGTGCTAACAGAAGAGGGCGTTTTTCTTTGATCATGACGCTCGCAGTTCGTGTTAAAAGATTATCCGCAATACCATGCGTAATTTTTGCCAATGTGTTCATACTACAAGGAATAATCGCCATAGCATCACATTGAAAAGAACCCGAAGCTGTAATGGCTCCTATGTTATCATCATCGAGTAAAAATGTATTGGCTTCTTTGGCAAAAACGACTTTAGCGTGATCGGAAATAATAACGTACTTTTCTATGTCACGAGGAAGTGCTTTAAGAAAAGAGAGGCCAAGTTCGACACCACTGGCACCACTAATGCCTACAATGATGCGTTTCATTCGAGAATTACCGCTTCTTTTGTCGATACAATTTTTGCATTCAAAATTTTACCTTGCTCTGTTTTAATCTTAACAACATCACCGATATCAGCATCTTCAACAAGCGTTGCTTGTACTTCTATCTGCAAGCCACCTTCTTTTAATAGGGCTCTTATACTATCTTTTTTCGAGAGTGTTTTTTTTATATCAAAATGATAATCTGCGATAACTTGCCCCTCTTTAATACTGGTTTTAATCATAGCATTTTGGGGTATTTCGTTTAAAACAGCTCTTGTCGGAATGCCTTCTAAACTCATCAAAATGCTCTCGTAGTCATCGTTTGTAAGGATTTTACCGTTAAGCAAATTACGTTTCGCTTTAAATACCAACATCTTAGCATTCATCTCATAGTTAAAATAGAGTTTTCTCTCTTTATCTCCCACTTTAAAAATGGCGACAAAAGAACCACTGTTTTTTTTGAGTGTTGTCTCAGGGATATTCACGCCAACGAACTGATAGCGTTTAAAATCAACAGGAAGTGACGATTTAGCAGAAATGCGGGGTTTCTCTTCGATAAGTACCGTAGGGGAAGCTTCTTGAAATTTCTTCAAAAAGGCATCTTCAATAGCATTGGATTTACCCATCAACGTGCAGTTACGCTTAAAAATAACAACACCATCACTGCTGTCAATAATAGTCACATTGCGATCGTTAAATGCTGTGCGTATAACATTTGAGGGGATTGTGTATTGCATACGATCTTTTGGAACCTGAAGAATAACAGGATTATCACTGCTTTGATAACCAAAAAAAGAGGCTCTAAGCGTGTCTTCTTCAATACAATAGGTTTTATCGATATAAAGGGATTGGGCAAAAAGGGAAGATATAAAAAGAAGTAAAACCAAAATGGAGCGGGAAACGAGGTTCGAACTCGCGACCCCGACCTTGGCAAGGTCGTGCTCTACCACTGAGCTATTCCCGCAAATCGGACGGAATTCTACCAAAAAAAACCCTTTATGTCAATCTATTTGAACTAGAATTGTAGCACAAATAGATTTTAAAGGGCTTAGAGAGCAACTTTAGACCTTGAAAATAGTGATTTCTTGCTCTAATTCTACGGTAGAAAGATTTAAACGGCTGGAGATATTCATCAAGTCATCAGCAATCTTTTTATTTTCATGTGCAAGCCCTGTCGCTTCCTCAACGCCTTGTGTCAGTTGATCAATCTCTTTAGAAATACTCAACGCCTTCTCATAGGCTATCGTGGTAATTTCCAAGCTTTTGGCTGTCTTCTCTTTGGTTTCATTTGCCATCGAAGAGATTTTAATAGCATTTTCATTAAGATGTACTACTTTTTGGCTATTTTCTTTGATATTTTCACTTGCACTTGAGACACTTTGAACCACAACACTGATCGTGACATCGATTTCACAAAGTGACTTTTGAGTACGCTCAGCGAGCTTTCTCACTTCATCGGCAACAACGGCAAACCCTCGACCATGCTCTCCTGCACGTGCTGCTTCTATGGCAGCATTAAGCGCTAGAAGATTGGTTTGGTCTGCAATATCTTTAATCATCTCAAGAACAGAGCGAATTTGAGTTGTCTGTTCTGCTAGATTGTGCATTTGTGAAGATATATGTTGCTCATCTTGGCTGACATGGTTAATGCTTTCAACAATCTCATCCAGTGTTACGATCATTTGATCCAACATGACATAATCTTCTTTCATATATTCAGCAGAGGCTTCTGAAATGTCGCGAGACTCTTGTAATTCGTTGTTGATCTTCGTGGTCAGTTTTTTGACATTATCTACGATACGATCTTGATTTTGGGCAACACGCGTAATCGTATGTGCCGATGTTTGCATACTTTTATTTGTTTCCAAATTGGAAGCCATCGTCAGCTTTGCTTTAATCAAAGCTTGCTGTAACGTAGAGAGGAGGGTGTTGAGATTTTCACTGATATTGCCCATTTCATCTTTATTTGCAACGACAATAGGACGATTGAGGGCTAAATCTTGTGTAATGTCTGACAAGTGATCACTAATCCGTGCAATTCCTTTAACCAAATAGCGTGTAATCGCAAAAAGAAGTCCTGAGGTAATGAGTAAAATAAGCGAAGAGATACCAATAACAAGGTAAAGATTGTTGTGCAATTTGGCACTAATCTCAACACTGATATCTTTGACACGTTGGTTCGTAAATTTAGAGATATTATCAAAACGTCCACTAATGTATTTACAATCTGCCTCAATTTCAACTGCCATATCACCAATATCTTCTCGGTTATCTTTTTGATAGAGCTCGTAGATACGTTGATATTTAGGAGCGATTTTTTGACTGTAACGCTCATACGCTTCATTCAGATGTTTTTTGAGCGTCGGTTCTGTATAAAAGTCACTTTGTAGTGCTTTATCAAAAAAGGCTTTCATGTTTTTTTCAACAAGCGGCAAACGCTCTTTAGCTTGTCCTGTTGGTAAAAATTCACTGGTCACATGAATGAGATCATTTAAAATCATCTCAAAATTATCACGTGCAACAGTAATTTCATTGTCTGGAACCACATTTTTTTCGTAAATGGTTTCCAAAGAAGTTTTGCCAATGAGGCTAGCGTTAATACTCACATACGAGAGGATTACCAAACCAAGAACGGTTACAATCGAGATAAAAAGTAGTTTTGTCGAGATCTTTATTTCGTTAAACATCACATTCCCTTAGAAGAGCACTTTGTCAATTTCGTGACGCAATATTATCTAAAAAAATATCAAAAGGTCAAGTTTTTTAAACTAAATCTATATCTAAGGGAGACAAATGTTAAAAATAAATATTAAAGTAATAAAATTTTGATATCTTTTCCAGCTTCAACACTGCCAATTTCTTCGTCACTAATCCAAAGTGCATTACTGTTTACAAGGGGTTTTACCATACCTGAGCCGTATTTATTTTCACCAAAAACATAAAATTTCCCATCGTTCAAAGTGCCTAAAACAAGGTTGACACGACCTGATTTTACATTAAATTTCTCTACATTGAGGGCACTTGTTGCATCAAAGTTAAAGTTTTTTTCACCTTGAAGTTTTTTAAGTAATGGAATTAAAAATAAGAATGCATTGACATAAGCGGCCAGAGGATTTCCAGGCATGGAAGCTACAATGGTTTCACCCATTTTGCCCATCATGGTAGGTTTTCCTGGCTTAATATTAATGCCATGAAATGAAGCAGAAAAACCATTATTAAGAAGTGCTTGCTCTACAAAGTCAGCCTCGCCCATACTCACACCACCACTCGTAACTAAAACGTCGTACTGTTTCATGCGAGAAAAATAAGCAGTTGCTGCTTCTAAATTATCTGGTATGACACCACAGTAATGCGCAATAAAGCCATGTTCAGCGAGTAAAGAACGTAAGGCAAGGGCATTGATATCGTAAATTTCATCTTCACTGGCATTTTCCCAAGGTGATTTGAGTTCATCGCCTGTAGAAAAAATAGCAATCTGCAATTTTTTATAAACTTGCACCATGCTAATACCTTGTGATGCAAGCAATGCAATTTGACGAGACCCCAAACACACACCTTCTTCTAAGATGACAGAACCAATGCGCTCTTCTTCACCTTTAAGACGTAAAGCATTGCCTTTTTTAATGGAAGTTGGAAGAACAGCTTTTAAGTCATCGTAAAAGATGCAGTCTTCAAAAGGAATGATTGTATCGGCATCATCCGGCACTTTTGCACCTGTCATGATTTTATAGCACTCATTTTCACTTAAACATGCTTCTACGACATTGCCTGCAAAGATGGTTGCTTTGATGCGAAGTTCACTTAAGCCTTCTTTGTGCTTGAGCGCAAATCCATCCATGGCAGCATTGTTGTAAGAGGGGAGATTTTTCTTACATGTAATCTCCCGAGCCAATGTTCTACCCAGAGCATCAAATATACTCACCCAGACGACATCAGGCTTATTGGATGCGAGAGAAAGGCTCAGTCTTATCGCCTCATTAAAACTGACCACTTGCTCTTTTTTCATTTTTTATTCCTCTAGTCTTTCGATGTGAGCGCCTAATTTAGAAAACTTGCCCTCTAAATCTTCATACCCGCGATCAAGGTGATAAATTCTGTGAATTTTGGTGGTTCCTTCCGCTACAAGTGCCGCTAAAATAAGCGCTGAACTCGCCCTCAAATCCGTTGCCATAACATCAGCTGCATTGAGCTTCATTTTGCCTTCAACCGTTGCACTATGACCTTTGAGTTTGATGTTTGCACCCATACGCGAAAGCTCACTGACGTGCATAAAACGGTTTTCAAAGAGACGCTCATCAATGATGCTCGTTCCTTTGGCTTGCGTACACAGTGTCATAAATTGCGCTTGAAGATCGGTTGGAAAACCTGGGTATTCGGTTGTTTCAATGTCTGAAGGTAAGATTTTGTCCGCTGGATGAATGGTCAATGTTGTCTCTGTCTCATCAATTTTGAAGCCCATTTGTTCCAATTTTAAGATAACCGCATCAAGATGTCTTGGATTGACATCG from Sulfurospirillum arsenophilum NBRC 109478 encodes:
- the coaD gene encoding pantetheine-phosphate adenylyltransferase codes for the protein MRVAIYPGTFDPITNGHMDVIKRAKKLFDKVLVAVAISEEKHPMFDIETRVEMVQAAIQDLEGVEVEPFDNLLVSFSKEKNIRVMIRGLRAVSDFEFELQMGYANASLWSEIETVYLMPSLKNAFISSSVVRSIAKHGGDVSHLVPPTVLPYLQSRFTCM
- a CDS encoding UbiX family flavin prenyltransferase, which encodes MKRIIVGISGASGVELGLSFLKALPRDIEKYVIISDHAKVVFAKEANTFLLDDDNIGAITASGSFQCDAMAIIPCSMNTLAKITHGIADNLLTRTASVMIKEKRPLLLAPREMPFSAIALENMLKLSMLGIHIAPPILGYYAKASSLEEMENFLIGKWFDLLGIEHNLFQRWEGA
- the flgA gene encoding flagellar basal body P-ring formation chaperone FlgA, coding for MQYTIPSNVIRTAFNDRNVTIIDSSDGVVIFKRNCTLMGKSNAIEDAFLKKFQEASPTVLIEEKPRISAKSSLPVDFKRYQFVGVNIPETTLKKNSGSFVAIFKVGDKERKLYFNYEMNAKMLVFKAKRNLLNGKILTNDDYESILMSLEGIPTRAVLNEIPQNAMIKTSIKEGQVIADYHFDIKKTLSKKDSIRALLKEGGLQIEVQATLVEDADIGDVVKIKTEQGKILNAKIVSTKEAVILE
- the tmk gene encoding dTMP kinase, with protein sequence MYVIFEGIDTTGKSTQVALFAKRNTTVLATKEPGGTPSGMKLREMLLGGALKGSFNAELFLFLADRALHYDTVVKPARNERLVISDRGFLSGIAYACANHSDVDGEFLLQMNRLALEESYPEKIVLFLTNEALIKARLGTKEHDAIEERGVSYLLQIQDIMRRVVKTLPIKVLEVDASLEIEAIYNQIEEFLND
- a CDS encoding molybdopterin molybdotransferase MoeA, encoding MKKEQVVSFNEAIRLSLSLASNKPDVVWVSIFDALGRTLAREITCKKNLPSYNNAAMDGFALKHKEGLSELRIKATIFAGNVVEACLSENECYKIMTGAKVPDDADTIIPFEDCIFYDDLKAVLPTSIKKGNALRLKGEEERIGSVILEEGVCLGSRQIALLASQGISMVQVYKKLQIAIFSTGDELKSPWENASEDEIYDINALALRSLLAEHGFIAHYCGVIPDNLEAATAYFSRMKQYDVLVTSGGVSMGEADFVEQALLNNGFSASFHGINIKPGKPTMMGKMGETIVASMPGNPLAAYVNAFLFLIPLLKKLQGEKNFNFDATSALNVEKFNVKSGRVNLVLGTLNDGKFYVFGENKYGSGMVKPLVNSNALWISDEEIGSVEAGKDIKILLL